The Hippoglossus stenolepis isolate QCI-W04-F060 chromosome 1, HSTE1.2, whole genome shotgun sequence DNA segment GACAGTGAAGCTGTGGATCAAAGGGAAGAGACAAATGCCACCGTGTAGCCACTTATAAATCCTCGTTAAATAAGTTCCTCctcaacagaaaaaacaaatgttgactccttcttttgttattttgtttacatgtcagtttattcttcttttgtttGACATATAACTGAATTAATCTCGAGTGTCATCTAATATTCACTTTCATCCTTAATTGGGCATCGGAGGCGTCTCATGTTGAAGTAGATCCAGATGCAGAGAAATGGATTAAAAATCGAAACacgtgtttgtttctttgaaaaatacCTTGTTTGTATGATTGAGTTTCATTGGAGGTACTTAAAGTCCTTTATAGTTTAATCTACTGTATCAAGGATGCAGCACTTTGCTTTTCTTAGTATTTAACATTGGACGGGAGCATTTTATTCTACAGCTCGGGAATGATGTCCCGCTCTCATGAATAATTTATAGGGGAAACTCTACTTGGAATCAGCTGAGGCCTCTTACGGTCCGTTAATCACTGGACTGATCTGGACGTCTATTTTCTGGGGATCTgattcttttcttctcttttttcaccTTGACTATTGAACGGCGCTGTCACTTGCTTCAGATAAGAGCTTTGACCTATAGTCATGGATGTATTGTATAGATTAGTTTATGAGTCAtcggttcacacacacacacacacacacacacacacacacacacacacacacacacacacacacacacacacacacacacacacacacacagacctgtgcTCCTCCGACCACTCCAGTACATCCCCACATCGGAGGCATCGTGTCCGCGGCTGTAGCGTCCCCTTgtacacaaatgtaaaacagcGATATTACGTCCAATCTCTTCTCTTAATGCTTTATGACTCACTAACCACTCACTTATCACATATGCAAAGGTCCTTAGAAGTACTTGTGGTCAATGCAAAATTATCAGGATTTTCCTCCTCGCCTCATATGCAAAGAGCTTCCTGCCTGAACTTTGAAACACAAAATGCTGTCACTCATATGTAGTAGATGAcataggtatatatatatatatatatatatatatagaacatgaaacatttatatttagctCCAACAAGACCCTTTAAACATAAAACTCTCCCTATACAAGTGTGCACACATGTGGTTTGTGCAGTGTTTAAGCCTGAAAACAGCCACGGTCCATATTTCTCgcaatgattattttcatagGAATAAATGGCTCCGAGTTCAGAGAAAGAAACTCATTAATTTTTAATAAGATTATCCCTTTGCCTGAGTAAACGATGACTTTCATTTGCCGGCCTTATTTGCATCGGGCACTTGAGCCGCTCGTGaaagatgatgaaaataaaaaacgtgCAGCAGAAGTGCGTATTTCTCTGACAAAAAGCAGCAGACGCCCTGTGCACCTTGAACTGAAGGAAAGTGTTTTAATAGAGCGGTGGCGCAGTGGTTAACACGCACGCTGAGAGTCATTTAGTGTGTAGCCATCTGTTCTAATGTAAGCGAGCAGCTTGTTGTGGGAGCCTTTATTTGACTGCGAGTCCGGGTCGGGGAGAGAGAAGACGACTGGGTATGCAAACAGGACGATTTGCATGCAAAGGTagaaggagggagggacggCCAACTGTCTGTCTGAGGGGCTTCGTGATGAACTCCTCTTTTCTCgggaagaagagaagcagaTCTGGGACGTCTGAGTCAATTTGTGTAACTAAAGCAGAAAGCCAAGACACAGCTGCAGTTTATGAGTCAATGTAAAACTGTGGGGCTGAAAAATCCTGTTTAGACACAAGATCCAAAAGATGCTTCtattggaaaataaacacataataaACGTATATATCTACCTagagaaagaaatataaacTTTTGAGGAAAACTATTGATGTGATTCTTCAATGATTCTCCAATCTTGAATAAACTACTTGTGGCCtggtatgttttctttttgtattaaTGCAATAAGGCATGAGAGTTAAGATTTATGCATAAAAAGGTTTTGATGgatataaatattaatttatcattGTGAAGAAATACTGTAGGTGCAGTATATAGGTAAGAAAAACACCAAACCCACAACTTGTGCTTCATCTTCAAGTCAAAATCTTCAACTGTGTAATTATTTCCTccattaaaatagaaataaatgaaaccatATGCAATTTGACCTCATACACCTCATAAAGTAGAAACTACATAGAgtaaaccctaaccctaacacttATCAATATAAACGATATATAGTATTCTTTCATAGACCTGTTCAAACATGATAAACACTCACCAGAGGTATTTCTTCACTCTCCTGCATGTCTGGGAAAGATCAACTCCTCCTGCTGAACCACACCTGTGAGGGTGCgttttccttctctccctcagGTGAAGTACCTGGGCCATCAGGAAGTGGGTCAAAGGTGGGACTCTCCCTCCGGCCAATCCCGACGCTGCCTCGTCTCCGTTACTTTGCATGTCGGTCGGCTGCGGCACTTTCCTCTCATCAGGACCAAACACTCCTGCTGGCCAAAGACACACTTCAGGTGTCACGAGACTTACTTCCTTCATTTTTATACACTAATATACAATTTTATAACTGTATAAATTTCAAATCagtggaaaatggaaaaaatatttaatctcTCCATACCTGGCCCCAATTCTCAGGTTCATGCACGTCTAAAATAAATGAGTATAGCTCTGCAATTGCAAGGTCTATATGAATAATCCTGGTATCTACATAAATAGCACTTGTTAGATTTTTGTAAGCAGCAGAATAGATGTTACGGGATGAGAGTAAATTAAAGtggaacacaaaataaataaatgatttcattttcacacaacGAAAGTTCACAAACAAAGTTGCAGCCTGTAGCAAACTCtgatcaataaaacaacatctgcACATTATTTGTTCAGCAGAGAAAAGTTAGAGACGTGGTTAAGCTTAATCTCCAATCGTTGTTTTGGGGATCGGGGGTGTTGTGGATCGGTCTTTGTTTAGTTGTTATGGAGACATCTCTGCATGGAACATATCTGtactttcattttattattgtttttgtaccGTACTCTTGTATTTACCTTGTGCACCTGACTCGAGCCAAGTTTCCCACCTGGGACacaacaactgaactgaactgaaccgaACACATCGATGAGCAGAACATTTCCAGACTCGTGGCTCAATATTCCAAAccatttttttcatattttggggAAATAATGGCCCTGTGAAGGTGTGAATCCAGTCAGTGGTGGCCAGGTCATGACCAAGTCAAGGTGCCCTGAGCAAGACCCATAACCCCCCCGAGGTCTCCAGTGGAGCTGCACAGTGTGTGGCCAGAAAACCAGACTGTGGTTTCACTGGGAGCTATAAGAGTTTGATAAAGTGAGTGAGGACGGGACCTTCCTCAGGTTTCTCAGtcaaagttaaagaaattacttttactttagtagAAATTACACTTTCAGATAATAATGATCACACACGTGATTTGGGTTTTGCAAAAACGAGAACATTTGTACAACTCCAACCTGTGGACACAGAAAAGCAATTAAAGCGACGACTTTTTAATTACTGTGGTCTTGACCTATATGTAACTTAAAGAAAACCTCTTCTCCTGATTTGAACCAGTTCTCATTTCAGCCCATACACTTAACTCTCAGTCTTGAGAAGACGTTGGCCTCTTTGGCCCGCAGGCGGAAATCCCGGTAGCGGCCACTTATCACCGCTCCCTGGAGGCTCGACTGCAGTACTGCATTTTGATTCAGTtcactgagaagaagaagaaacgcaCAGAGGCTGCACAGGAACATCACGACTGCAACCAGGGTTTCTCACTCACTAACAGTTGCAACgtggaaagaaaatgaaaagtaggATGGACTCACAATGACAACACTTAAAAATGTAGATGTCACATGCACCAAGAATAAGACTGATGGTTGGTTAGGAAAAACTTTATCACAGTACgactgtctgtatgtggaaaccattcattttatcagcttcacacttggtatgTGAATTCTTAATGTCCTCGGGAACAGCCGTGTTAACTTTGGTGCAGTTTAGACCCACAACACCttcaaattaatacaaatttaattaacaCACTACAGGCGCTCTGCACTAGTCATCAGGGgcaagttgaacatgtcttctccTACGTCCACGGATAAACTCCAGCAGCAACATCAACCTGACACAGACGTTTATACTTTTGTTGTTGGTGCTGATCTCCGTCTTGGCAGCAACATTTATGGAATAACTTCCGGTCACGGAGTTTGTCCTCAAGGTAATAGCGTGTTTTGTTGCCTTCATGCTTTATAtggagctgaattacagagcgTGTATCTTGAAAAGTTTTGAACTTGGTTCTGAAAATCATTGagtataaaatcttcattgcagataacccaggtaggatgaacgcaaagttttctaactgcaccatagactgtatttaaaaggctctgcacacagcgtccagcacaaacaataaaaagtggcAGTATATTGTGAAGGACTCGCTAacgacaaggaataattctccagaagctgcaaagaaaacagccctttccaaacaggcaggtttgaTCCCACATAGCGgaattgttttggcccagattctGCCCACGTCCGGGCTACATAGCATTAGGGATGATGGAAATTGGGCCATAGCAATACCTCATGTCAAATaaaggtgccaaaggtggcccACGTTTCTTTTGTGATATTTGGGGCCATATTCAACATCTACCCCTgtggccactttaggttcacacCCAGATTTCACCTCTGCTGAAGCACCACGTTTGCCAAAATTTTGGCCACATGTAGAcaactttaggctcacatccattttgtttggGCCAGAACCCGAAGGCCATCATTGCCTGAACTAgttcatttatatataaacaatgagttttttatttattgtgtcaATGGTCGTCATCACACAATGGATGACCCTCACCCTCCGCCCCTTTAACCTCCAATTCAGACCGCCGCAGCCAATCAGCGTCCTGTGCTCATTGTGTACCAACACAGCATCGTGCGTGTTGAACAAGAGAACAAGAGGCCAAGAcggagacagcagcagcagcatcttcacTCGTTCAATCTGCACAGAGActctccagctccaccaggAAACCCATCTGCACAATGACCTCCATCAGTCGCAGGGAGTCGGCGTGCCGGAGTCTGTTCGGCCCCGTGGACCACGAGCAGCTGCGCCGGGACCTGAAGCACAGGCTGCGGGAGATGAGCGAGCAGGACAGCCGCCGCTGGAACTTCAACTTCCAGGCTGAGACGCCGCTGCCCGGCCGGTTCCAGTGGGAGGAGATACCATCGGACTGCGCTGCTGCTTTCTACCTGGAGCCTGCGGAGCCGAGGGAGGCTGCCGGTGCCCCGGACACTGAGGATGaggatggtggtggtgctggtggtgatggtgatggtgatggtggtggtggtgacacGGGAGGAAGCGCAGGGACCGACCAGGAGAACTGTCCCCGCATCTCCAACACCAAGCGCCCCGCTGAGGGGACGCCCGTCCGGAGGAAGAGGTCTCTCTCCAAACCCGCAGCCAAACCCAGACATTACGCACGAATTACAGGTGAGGAACAAGTAGAAAAGTACAAAtgcacaatgtgttttttatatccTCGAACATATTCTTATTTAGAGAACGTGGACTCATCCTAACTTCgtctttcttcttgttttcctgGCAGATTTCTTcgcaaagaggaggagatcGACAGATACTAAGATCCCGATCCACTCAAGCTCCAGTGACGCAGCTCAGTGCAAAACAATACGATGAACAAGCTGCCGAACAAAACTCAAAGACTATTTATATTTCCACATGCACAACATTTACCTGGACTGGACCAAAGggattttatgttgttttaatttaaattattgcatttttattattatgtgtgtgtgtgttcctgacaTGAAATTCTAcaattttgtgttatttatattatttatgggcatttttttatttatttaaaaaatgtttgttaacTTATCAAGATCAGTTTTGAACATTCAAACAAGTGAAtgtattttttgcttttgttgatCTTATATCTTGTGAATGGATGTTAATGTACGGAGCTGCTTCGATTAATGATATTTACAAAAAGCACTATTTTGTCCTCAATAGCTGAGACGACGCAAGGAGCTTGTAAATGTCTACAAATATTCCAGTTTTAATAAACTGTTTGATTCCTTATTTTGTTGTCATTGCATTTTCTGCTCCGGGGTGTTTTCCTTTCAGCATTGTGCACAGAGACTTTCCAtttgcaaacagaaacatgataaataataacGTGAATTCACTTGTTGATTAATGCAAATAGatcattcacacattttttgGGATGTGCAGAACATTCTTCACCGTTTTGATTTGATTCCTTATCcctcaataaaaacataaaaagaaacagTTCTGAAAGTTTGCTTCAGTTCTCCAGTGAATGCCTCACAAATAGTCCAGTTAAGTTAAAGCCTCCCAGGTTCCTGCAGAAGATAACtgcaaaaacaattatttgtaTAATAGGAAATGAAGCATTCTTATGTGCAACATGTCTCTGGTGCATTGTGAAAATGTGCCTGTGGCTAAAATCTTGCACAGGCCACAGATTAAGCTTTTTATTCCCATTCTTGTCAGACTGGTCTTTATACACATGATGAACACTTCAGCTGCTTTCCTGAGttttcaggtttaaaaaaaaaaaacatcataaagCTACAAAATACTGGTCTGAGATTTATAAATTACGCCATCGGTATAGAGATTTGAAgatgattgtgtttttcaatataACTGCCGTCCTGTGAGAAAACAGATCGTTGGTTTTATGCTGACTCGGTGGCAGCCACAGATGAGTACGCTAATAATGTTAAAGTGTCCCTGGGAAAACATAGACAAAATCAATCCAAGTTATAAGttggacaaaacatttttaaaagttattgCAGGTTTTTATACCGTGTGTTTTTTCATACTGCAGACACTGTGCAGGGGAGATTTTCCACATGGGTCAATCTTATCGTCTGTCGTATATATTACATCATATCATCTTATCTGAAATGCATTATGAGAGGTTTTATGACATCTCTCATAATCACAATCCTAGGGACGGTGCTGTCGGTCTTAAAATTAAACCACTTAATATGAGCTGTAGCTGCCAAATTAGCCCATTAGTGAGACTGAACCCCACGGACGCACATGCactcccactgtgtgtgtgggtgtgagtgggggggtggggggggggttcagctCTGAAGCACTTTAGGAGGCCATCTGGCCGGAGCGCAGGACAATGGCCACAAAGTAGAGTGTGCCATCATTTCACCTGCAAATCAGCCTTTAGAGCTCCATGACCCCCAGGTCTTTCCTCAGCTTCTCTGTTGTCTTcacttttccccttttcatagTCGAGGCAGCCTTTATCTCAACATGTGCCCAGTTtgaagcttgtgtgtgtgtcaccaccaccgggaggagggaggaaggggggggtcTGAGTTCATATTTACCCACGAGCGTAACAGAAAGAGCCAACATCACATTTGCATTATTAAATGACTCGGTGCCAAGGACAAACAATGTTAAGTGTGTTACTTCTAAATGAGGAACAGATGATGTGACTCTCTGCTCCACTGGGTGTATTTTTAGTTTACCGGACAAGGAATCAATAATCAAAGGGTCCCGTGGGCTCCCAGTGTCCCCACCCACTGCCTGATTATATTCTCTTAAAGATAAACACCAACAAGCTGCTCAGTGCATCATCAGTGAATGAAGCCGTCACTAGGAACACTGCTGTGATTGAGTCAATTAACATCCCGGTGACTTGCTCCGGCTGAAAGTGTTGAAATTAATCTTCGCCTGAAACAAAATCCTACGTTTTACATCTGCTCAGAGATAGAAACTGTAATCATGACTGGGACGTCTTCCCAACAGGTTTTTAGTCAGATTTTTAAAAGTAGAAGAGCATAAACCAAAGTAGAGAGTGCACACGTGAAGAGAAACTCATGTTTCTCCATCAGAACGACCATTAGAGCAATTTTCATGGAAGTCGTTTGTGCAGTTTTAGTGTAAACCTGCTAAGAGACAAACAGACGTCAAGGAAAACAACTTCCTTTGTGGAGATGAttagaaaaagatgaaagagaaaacTGCAGAGACGGCTGACCTCAGTCTAACTGATGCAGTAGTTATCGACTACATGTGTTTTCAGTATGAAGTCTGAAAATCGCAGAGAAAATTAGGTCTGGTAATGTCGGTGTATGGGCCCTTGTGCTCAAAAGCTCTTTAATGTTGTCGTCTTTCGGAGTTGAcgtcttcttctgtgttttctatgtACATGGCTCCTCTCTGTCATCCTGGGATATTTGTATCTCTTCAGTTTTGAGTTCGGATACTTTACTAAAGAGAGCTGCAGGAAAGGttcaagaaaatgtccagagaaactgactcagacatttgcgttctcacttACAGTCCCTCAGATATATTTCAGGAAAGTGTGCAGACTCTAGTGCGAGAGTGAGGGCAgcttcacactcacatacagGTTTGAGAAGTTAAAGTTAAATCCATTAAAACTCAGTGTGACTTTACATATTTATAGATTTGTGCATTTaagcaaataaaatgtttttatttccactgtaAATATTTTGCCAAAGAAGTCattcaggtttaaaaaaaaaaaaggctatttatttatttagtgtttatGGCTCTACGACTAATTACCGACTTCCTCTGCCAACATCCAAAGTAACACTCATCACCAGGGggcaaaaacattttacagcctCGTCGTAAACAAACTCTCCCCTCACCCAACTCGCGGCCGTGGACAAAGGCCGAACACCCTCAGCACACTTAAGGAGGGTGGGGCCCATTGTTGTGGACACCAGAGGCAGATGGTCGCTTGGGCCTTTTCTTCCACACGGCCACTCGAGTGAAGGAATGTAAAGGCACCCCACGGACGGCCGGTGGGGTCACCAGCTGCTGCCCCAAAGGTCACGAGTGTAAAGACCGTGGTATTAGCCGTCCTACagggcatttaaaaaaaagccagtTGGGACTCCGGCGGACACCCCCACCTCAACACGATAAAGGAAAGTCTGCTGCCGACACGGTCACGGTGATACGTGACCACAGAGAAACCTCTGAATGGAGCCTCAAAGGTTAAACATCATTTTTGACTAAtgacagaggagggaagagaaagagtaaaaacattcggttattaatatgaaaataaaacttttaccAAGAACAAACCATCGACTGAGACTGAATTAATGAGCTCATTTGTTTGCGTCAGAGATTCCCCCCCGAAGGCACCGGACACAACAAGTAAACACTGGGTAGTAATAACCACAATCATTTATTGCTACAGAAGAATATTTCTAAACATTCGCGagaaaaggtgaaataaaattaaaaagggTAAAACAGCATTTGATTAAAATGATATGTGAAGTAATGAAATATAAGGCCTCTCCCCAAAGATGAAGGTAAttaaaattatttcaaatatatatatatataatgtatgaaTCACAGAACAAGATGCTGCTGCTTTAGCCTAAATACATCTAACAGACGACTGCTATGAAACAAACCAACATGGAAATCACTTCATTTCTTTCACGTACAACAGTCTCATGAGATGCTTCAGAtaagagagatggatggatggaataaatatacggatggacggatgaacaaatggacagacagacggatggatgggATAGAAACCCCAATGGATGGATTGACGAAAAGCTGGATGGATGGACGTACAtacagagatggatggatgggataGAAACAacagtggatggatggacagacggtGAGGGACATACaagtggacagacagacagtcggAGGGATAGACGGACGGACAGATCAGCAGCCCTCGTCCTGACTGGCGGTGGCACTGAAGTGACGGTTGGGTCCGGCCGCTGTGCCAGGTACGATGCTGGAGGAGATGGACGAGGGCGAAGAGGACAGCTGCTCGTAGCTTGGCAGGCTGTCCTGGCCGGAGAGGATGTTACTGCTCCGCCTGGGCTGAGGTCTCGGCCTGTCCCCACCCTCGCCCCCACCGACGTCCCTCTGGTCCCGCGGAAAGGACAGCGACTCGGCAATACGCTTCAGAGTCTGGTCCATGTGCGTTATCTGTTTAAAGGTCAACAAAGTTTGAGGAATCAAAGCATTCACTGGTGTACACAACAAATTATTCTTTTCAGTcattcaaactaaattaaatatgtaaatttgTGAGTTTCAACACAACAGTTCATATCCATCATATGATTTAATTACCCAGAAAAGATAAAGCTTAACCGGCGTCTAATTATTTTACAGTTGTGTCGTGCACAGTCTATTGGGATTGgatcaaactaaattaaatttcaaGGAAGTCGGTAGCAGCCCCACTAAATGCCAGTTTgaagtttgattttattttcataagcAAAAGGGAAAAATCACTTTGTTATTCGCAAAACGAATTTTCCAAGAATTAAGTGTGTTTGATAGTTTTGCACGTGGCTGCGAGGCAGCAACTGAAGGCACTTGGGGGacgttttatttaatttaatttttcttttcttttccttgttttgATACATCTTAAGTAAAAATGGAACAAAGCACAACTCTCAAGGTTTCTATTTTTGCACTGCAGAATTGGCACAAGCTGTTAAAGTTTCATATTtgagtcaacaacaacaacaacagggcCGCGCAGGATCTGGAAATAATTGTATTCGTAATGCAACAAAAAGATTCTGTCTTTTGTTGCATTATCCAAAACGCTCCTCGCTCTGTTTGTCTCGATGAGTGAAACTGCCACTGTAATGTCAATGTCCTCCCGAGAGAAAGCCTGTTCTCATAAAAGcaaaaaccataaaaacaagACGAACACGATCGTGTACATTccctcacaaaacaaaaacaacgaTCTGAAAACTGTACAAGAGAATATATTTCCCAGTGAAATGGCACAAATCCCACCTTATCCTCCATCCTGTTGAGTCTGGAGCCGATGGAGTTGGTGCCTTTGTCTCTGGCTCTGtcttcagagggagagagagagagacaatagTCAAGTAAATAATAAGACAGGAGGATTAGGGCGGCGGTGTGTTGCTCAGCCACTGTCGTGTATTTTCAAGGAGCAATGGAGTGATTCATTACCTGAGCCCGTCTGGAACAAAGTTATCTTCCCTAAAGACTGGTCCAGTCTGAGAGGAACAATGGGAGGCTCCGGTCAAACAGAGTAAACGTTAACACAATCTACACACTCGCTCTGAATCTCCTCGCACACACCATGTACCACGCTTTGTCCATGCATCACTCAGGGGACCCACTCATCCATtacctcctctgcagctccttgATCCGCACCATGAGGTTGAGGTGACCCTGGGAGTACTGCTCGATCACGTCTCGCACATCGTACGGCTTACGCGCTTGCTGcgggagaaaagacaaaatgcaGCAAACTTAAAACATCATGTCCGTCATAAAATATTTCCTGATATAActcttggttttattttatttgtcttggAAAATGATGTCATTCCAGGATGCTAAGTTTGTAAAGGGGTTGGTCActcctcactctgctgctgagcGTATAATGATAATAAGATGAAGAAGGatgataataaattataataatattaataataataatgatgacaaACCTTATTGAAATAGGAACCTTTCAAAACACTTACACGGCACTTTACAGGTTAGAAATTAGGAGTTGAGGGCAAACTgtacaaaacatttacataagAATAATAATGTTACTGAACGagtcaaatgtaaatataatatagaaTTCAGACACTGAATATTAATGCTGCAGGTCTGTATTCACTGTCACACAGCAACATAAAGATtttatccattatctatatcatTTATCTGGGTcgagggggagctggagcaaaCACAGCTTATGATGGGCGAGAGACGGAGGTTAACATCTAAAACTCCTGTTAGCCACTGAACCACCCATAAGAGTAACTAGCCTATATTTGAGTTCATTGATTAAAATGGAGATTGAACAAAGCCCATAAGCCCCAGACAACCTTTCCACTctgtgaggctgctgctgctaaaacGCTCATTTAACAAAACGCTGCTGCTACACAACTTCAAACACTCGCTGTTAACACAACGACGCTGCTGATGCTGTTACCATAGCCCCAACATCTGTCCCTGCAGGTCTAAAGGCAAATtcagtgcacacagacacagcgcTATGCAGACGTCCAagtgtacaacacacacatgtgggaCTGTGCTGGTTGTATGTGCAGGTACAATATAACCCCCCCACTAGAATGGAACAGGACGAGAAACACAGGGACGCCAGACTGACACGGACCCTCGTTTTAATATGAATGGAAACATGGACCTGGGAAAGTACGATTAACTATTGATTTCTACAGAGATAACATTTATTAAGTTTGTTATTTGTTGATCCCCAATCTCTggggttttgtgttgttttgtagcTGCTGTGACGACAGAGCGTACAAACTAAACAACTGGATAAGCAGCGTACTTAacttttattaataatacaaaactgCAAATGAATGGAACTAAATGGTCTTCACATTTCAAGGTCTGTTTGATGTGCAGCATAAAAGAAACTTTCTAagcaaatattttacaaatcattCAAAGAAATAGTCAAAGTCACATTTACCTGAAAGTTCCTCTTGGCCACGAAGTAGCGCATCCTCTGGATCACTCGAATGGCTTTTCTGTGCGACTCTGTCATTCTGGGTAAGAGAATTTTCACAGGGATGAGTTCA contains these protein-coding regions:
- the cdkn1ca gene encoding cyclin-dependent kinase inhibitor 1Ca yields the protein MTSISRRESACRSLFGPVDHEQLRRDLKHRLREMSEQDSRRWNFNFQAETPLPGRFQWEEIPSDCAAAFYLEPAEPREAAGAPDTEDEDGGGAGGDGDGDGGGGDTGGSAGTDQENCPRISNTKRPAEGTPVRRKRSLSKPAAKPRHYARITDFFAKRRRSTDTKIPIHSSSSDAAQCKTIR